Proteins encoded within one genomic window of Anopheles gambiae chromosome 3, idAnoGambNW_F1_1, whole genome shotgun sequence:
- the LOC1275451 gene encoding COP9 signalosome complex subunit 2, with the protein MSDIDDDFMCDDDDDDYGLEYSEDSNSEPDVDLENQYYNSKALKEEAPQDALKSFQKVLDLENGEKGEWGFKALKQMIKLNFKLQNYQEMMARYKQLLTYIKSAVTRNHSEKSINSILDYISTSKNMELLQNFYETTLEALKDAKNDRLWFKTNTKLGKLYFDRNDFGKLQKILKQLHQSCQTDDGEDDLKKGTQLLEIYALEIQMYTVQKNNKKLKALYEQSLHIKSAIPHPLIMGVIRECGGKMHLREGEFEKAHTDFFEAFKNYDESGSSRRTTCLKYLVLANMLMKSGINPFDSQEAKPYKNDPEILAMTNLVMAYQNNDIMEFEAILRNNRNNIMADQFIREHIEDLLRNIRTQVLIKLIRPYTKITIPFISSELNIEPAEVESLLVSCILDNTIQGRIDQVNQVLELNKEARCGERDIAIEKLATQINSVQAAIINKMA; encoded by the exons ATGTCCGACATCGATGACGATTTCAtgtgcgacgacgacgacgatgattaCGGATTG GAATACTCCGAAGACAGCAACTCGGAACCGGACGTGGATCTGGAAAATCAGTACTACAACAGCAAAGCGCTGAAGGAGGAAGCGCCCCAGGACGCGCTGAAATCGTTCCAGAAGGTGCTGGACCTGGAGAACGGCGAGAAGGGCGAATGGGGCTTCAAGGCGCTGAAACAGATGATCAAGCTAAACTTTAAGCTGCAAAACTACCAGGAAATGATGGCACGGTACAAGCAGCTGCTTACGTACATCAAGAGTGCGGTCACCCGCAACCATTCGGAGAAATCGATCAACTCTATCCTGGATTACATTTCCACGTCGAAAAAT ATGGAGCTGTTGCAAAATTTCTACGAAACCACGCTGGAAGCACTGAAGGACGCGAAGAACGATCGGCTGTGGTTCAAGACGAACACCAAACTGGGCAAGCTTTACTTCGACCGGAACGATTTCGGCAAGCTGCAGAAAATCCTCAAACAGCTGCACCAATCCTGCCAGACCGATGACGGCGAGGACGATCTGAAGAAGGGCACGCAGCTGCTGGAAATTTACGCGCTCGAGATCCAGATGTACACGGTGcagaagaacaacaaaaagctgAAGGCACTGTACGAGCAGTCGCTGCACATCAAGTCGGCCATCCCGCACCCGCTGATCATGGGCGTGATACGGGAGTGCGGCGGCAAGATGCATCTGCGCGAGGGCGAGTTCGAGAAGGCGCACACGGACTTTTTCGAGGCGTTCAAAAACTACGACGAGTCGGGCTCGTCGCGGCGCACGACCTGCCTGAAGTATCTGGTGCTCGCGAACATGCTGATGAAGTCGGGCATCAACCCGTTCGACTCGCAGGAGGCGAAACCGTACAAGAACGATCCGGAGATACTGGCGATGACGAATCTGGTGATGGCGTACCAGAACAACGACATCATGGAGTTCGAGGCGATCCTGCGCAACAATCGGAACAACATCATGGCGGACCAGTTCATCCGCGAGCACATCGAGGACTTGCTGCGCAACATCCGCACCCAGGTGCTGATCAAGCTGATCCGGCCGTACACGAAGATCACGATACCGTTCATCTCGAGCGAGCTGAACATCGAGCCGGCCGAGGTGGAAAGTTTGCTCGTGTCCTGCATACTGGACAA CACGATTCAGGGTCGTATCGATCAGGTGAACCAGGTGCTGGAATTGAACAAAGAGGCCCGCTGCGGCGAGCGGGACATCGCGATCGAGAAGCTGGCCACGCAGATCAATTCCGTGCAGGCGGCAATCATTAACAAGATGGCCTGA